In Penaeus monodon isolate SGIC_2016 chromosome 7, NSTDA_Pmon_1, whole genome shotgun sequence, the following are encoded in one genomic region:
- the LOC119575216 gene encoding uncharacterized protein LOC119575216 isoform X2 — translation MQLSLYVLDIVTDVGVAVTDYRAGDYIFAYLTLGFVFAPGFLFSLFAFTEVVSNNTGFLACLKAPLWLISFPVLPLWPVVRDLRQIFHGVMALFPSRRQQHLEYLNRPSHAYLVKFLEAFAEAAPQLLLRLYKITLRRQLLPFYQFDTLEIVQISFSMLTLTTKIISTHQKNVTTSQIIEGDMEDSQRFRMPCFVQILALLWWAGFLVARFQAMALFAGSLKSWIFLVIGLHVVLVFLFQTVAAGKNRLKRVFIYLFSAFIFIFAYLQFNMKARLKVATWFPYTVYAILVFLENSVMLVLWFMSQMNAASALPEEEQALYRTHRERLILVHYGCFCFGLFMMIFTFVCAPGPSPDAREDEKEENVGTTVTRFTHG, via the exons GAGACTACATCTTTGCATACCTGACGTTGGGCTTTGTGTTCGCCCCCGGGTTCCTGTTCTCCCTCTTCGCCTTCACGGAGGTCGTCAGCAACAACACGGGTTTCTTGGCGTGCCTCAAGGCGCCGCTCTGGCTCATTAGCTTCCCAGTCCTGCCCCTTTGGCCGGTCGTAAG GGATTTGCGTCAGATCTTTCACGGCGTGATGGCCCTCTTCCCGTCCCGCCGCCAGCAGCATCTCGAGTACCTGAATCGCCCGAGCCACGCTTACCTCGTCAAGTTCCTTGAGGCGTTCGCAGAGGCGGCGCCGCAGCTTCTGCTTCGCCTCTATAAAATCACTCTCAGGCGACAACTCTTGCCTTTCTATCAGTTCG ACACATTGGAAATTGTGCAGATATCCTTTTCGATGCTGACCCTCACCACCAAGATCATCTCGACTCACCAGAAGAACGTCACCACCAGCCAGATCATCGAGGGCGACATGGAGGACTCTCAGCGCTTCAGGATGCCGTGCTTTGTtcag ATCCTGGCACTCCTCTGGTGGGCCGGCTTCCTGGTCGCCCGGTTCCAGGCGATGGCGCTCTTTGCCGGCTCCTTGAAATCCTGGATCTTCCTTGTCATCGGCCTCCACGTGGTCCTAGTATTCCTCTTCCAGACCGTCGCGGCAGGGAAGAACAGGTTAAAAAGAGTCTTCATCTACCTCTTTAGcgccttcatcttcatcttcgcttATTTGCAGTTCAACATGAAAGCGAGATTAAAG GTGGCAACTTGGTTCCCATACACTGTATATGCGATACTGGTGTTCCTGGAGAACTCCGTCATGCTTGTGCTGTGGTTCATGAGCCAAATGAACGCCGCGTCCGCCTTGCCTGAAGAGGAGCAAGCGCTTTACAGGACTCACAGGGAGCGTCTCATCCTCGTCCACTACGGCTGCTTCTGCTTCGGCCTCTTCATGATGATCTTCACCTTCGTCTGCGCCCCAGGGCCTTCCCCCGACGCCCGCGAGGACGAAAAAGAGGAGAATGTGGGCACCACCGTCACAAGGTTCACCCACGGATGA